TTTCCAATCATGCCTCTGTTTTCATAGGTTTGTGATTGGCAAGGTTGTTTACATTCTGATGTTGCAGCACCCCCGGTATAACAATGCGCTTGCTTCGTTGAATGTGAAGtgtaattgaaataagtacCATGGATGCCGACGATCATGTTGAAATTCTGGTATTTTATTGGTGCGAGTTTCAAAACTTGTGTTTGAACACTCGAGTCAAATTCTTTAAGATTAACGTTCCAGAATGgaattttgtttacttttcagGTATTCTACGCAGTTATATCCGAGGATGTAGTGACGGTCGTACATTCTTCGATGAAGAGTTCAATCTGCGAGTGGCGGGAACAGTGAAGGGGGACAATCAGACGAAATGTATTGGTCAAGGTGAAAGTATTTGCATCACACTGTGTAATGGACAAGGGCAGGACTTCTGTAACGGACCTCTGCTCTCTAAAGCGACTGGAGTGTTTCCTTGGACTAATGGCATAATGTCATTGTGTTTGTTAATGCTGTTCATACAGACACTTGCATTAGATAGGTTGAGTTAGTATTCAACATGTTTCTTCATCTCCCCGTGTAcaaatgttactttaaatatctgaaaaaaaacagctgttaaaacttattttcgatgctttctttttttctgcATGAAACATTACTATTGTTTCTTGCTTtcgtttttaataaatgttgatattattgCAATGTTGACTGAGCGCTTGAGATCTGCTCGAACATGCATCTAGTTTGGGGGCCAAATGGATTCAGAAGAGaacataataataagaagaagaacaaGTAATCAGGACCATCAAGTTTCACTGATACCTCCATTTTATAATAGTTTCCCTTCTTTTACAGAATAACTGAAAAGTAAAAGTATACGCATAACAAAGGTAGATGGGTATTTACTTAATGCTTTTCACCACTTAATTTGCTCTTTTTAACTGAATACTTAGCGTAGGAAAATAGCCAATCTTTTGGCAGGAGTTTCAATATGTGTATGGACGCAGAGAGATTCCAATCATTGCACATATAGAAACTCCTGCCAAACATGGCTTTTTTCTACGATATGGTACCTTAAGGGCTAGTTAGGTTGGTTATATTGTTAAGTCTGTGATTTTAAAGTAGTAAGAATGGTTAGTTTGATCCCCTGCTGTGATGCTGTGTGTTAAAGCAACctatttaaggattgattcaCATTGTTTAAAAACGAACCAAGCACATTAGCTTCCTGATGACCACACTAGAACGTGTACTACCTTCCGAGCGCATACTAAACAGCAGCTTTAAAACtcca
The DNA window shown above is from Mya arenaria isolate MELC-2E11 chromosome 6, ASM2691426v1 and carries:
- the LOC128238931 gene encoding uncharacterized protein LOC128238931, which gives rise to MQGRIFRVLTVCLFLFLLCLGLCEGLMCYFCEDSSEKEGKDQCKTWIRTMMYYRKKYNEQGAFTTKKYVKNCTGFANLPEEQVFCSIMYVKSGGILRSYIRGCSDGRTFFDEEFNLRVAGTVKGDNQTKCIGQGESICITLCNGQGQDFCNGPLLSKATGVFPWTNGIMSLCLLMLFIQTLALDRLS